In a single window of the Sorangium aterium genome:
- a CDS encoding response regulator: MTRILLIDDSAAMRAHMRAALEGAPQLGPAVEIDETASGFEALRRMHRGAYDAVIIDIHLPDIDGLELIRFIRQSRHHRDVAVVIVSSMSSPRERERAFRLGAHAFVAKPFAPDTLASAVRRGVASSQLRLRVAT; encoded by the coding sequence ATGACCCGCATCCTCCTCATCGACGACTCCGCCGCGATGCGGGCGCACATGCGAGCCGCGCTCGAGGGGGCGCCACAGCTCGGGCCGGCGGTGGAGATCGACGAGACGGCGAGCGGGTTCGAGGCGCTCCGGCGGATGCACCGGGGCGCCTACGACGCGGTGATCATCGACATCCACCTGCCGGACATCGACGGCCTCGAGCTCATCCGTTTCATCCGGCAGAGCCGGCACCATCGCGACGTCGCGGTCGTCATCGTCTCGTCGATGTCCTCGCCGCGCGAGCGCGAGCGGGCGTTCCGGCTCGGCGCGCATGCGTTCGTCGCGAAGCCGTTCGCCCCGGATACGCTGGCGTCTGCGGTCCGGCGGGGGGTCGCGTCGAGCCAGCTGCGCCTGCGCGTCGCGACGTAG